From a region of the Phragmites australis chromosome 21, lpPhrAust1.1, whole genome shotgun sequence genome:
- the LOC133903947 gene encoding small ribosomal subunit protein mS86 (rPPR1)-like, whose protein sequence is MASLLRRRHAAHPRAAAAAASARVLRAFSALPDVDPSATSTPTPAAPASSAKVLDLLHAVRAEGDPARVHSLVASALSSDDLPRLHTSRPLFSLAASRLVRLRRPDLAASLLDLLLASAPPSPGLLARALSLFPGPDDALRAFSSSAPSARSDVSLSALLSALLRAGRLDDLKSTFTSAESSLGVAPGCASHNVLLHALVKNSELTAARQLLDEMANKKLKHGPAPDIISYNTVLAGYSAQDDEEGFEKVLKEISASKLEPNVVTYNCRIQWFAKKGKSFKGEELLDVMESNEVEPNYLTYNALVQGYCKEGNVGAATRVFKRMKVVKRREGRSDLGVSAHSQTYVVLFKSLVEKERLDDALWICKSCFVMKAAPPFESVKGLVEGLVKGGRSTEAKDVVAKMEFLVKGDAKLAWEKIVDELSLEEGAPSSNP, encoded by the coding sequence ATGGCGtctctcctccgccgccgccacgccgcgcacccacgcgccgccgccgccgccgcctccgcccgtGTCCTCCGTGCCTTTTCTGCGCTTCCCGACGTCGATCCCTCGGCGACCTCCACCCCAACTCCCGCCGCGCCCGCCTCCTCCGCCAAAGTGCTCGACCTCCTGCACGCCGTCCGCGCCGAGGGCGACCCGGCCCGCGTCCACTCCCTCGTCGCTTCCGCGCTTTCCAGCGACGACCTCCCGCGCCTCCACACTTCGCGCCCGCTCTTCTCCCTCGCGGCCTCCCGCCTCGTGCGTCTCCGCCGCCCGGACCTCGCCGCCTCGctcctcgacctcctcctcgcctccgccCCGCCCTCCCCAGGCCTCCTCGCCCGCGCGCTCTCCCTCTTCCCGGGCCCCGACGACGCGCTccgcgccttctcctcctccgcgcCCTCCGCCCGCTCCGACGTCTCGCTCTCGGCGCTCCTCTCGGCGCTCCTCCGCGCCGGCCGCCTCGACGACCTTAAGTCCACCTTCACCTCCGCGGAGTCCTCCCTCGGGGTCGCCCCCGGCTGCGCCTCCCACAATGTGCTCCTCCACGCCTTGGTCAAGAACTCCGAGCTGACCGCCGCGCGCCAGCTGCTCGATGAAATGGCCAACAAGAAGTTGAAGCACGGCCCTGCCCCGGACATCATATCCTACAACACTGTCCTCGCCGGATACTCTGCGCAGGATGACGAGGAGGGGTTTGAGAAGGTTCTGAAGGAGATCAGTGCCAGCAAGCTGGAACCAAACGTCGTCACATACAACTGCAGGATACAGTGGTTTGCTAAGAAAGGCAAGAGCTTCAAGGGCGAGGAGCTGCTTGATGTGATGGAGTCAAATGAGGTGGAGCCAAATTACCTTACCTACAACGCTCTCGTGCAGGGGTACTGCAAGGAGGGGAATGTTGGGGCAGCGACACGGGTGTTCAAGAGGATGAAGGTGGTGAAAAGGCGAGAGGGGAGGAGTGACTTGGGTGTGTCGGCGCATTCGCAGACATATGTGGTGCTGTTCAAGAGCTTGGTGGAGAAAGAGAGGCTTGATGATGCGCTGTGGATTTGTAAGAGCTGCTTTGTGATGAAAGCTGCTCCACCATTTGAGTCCGTGAAGGGTCTGGTTGAGGGGTTGGTGAAGGGAGGGAGGTCTACAGAGGCCAAGGATGTTGTTGCCAAGATGGAGTTTCTTGTGAAAGGTGATGCTAAACTTGCTTGGGAGAAGATTGTTGATGAATTGTCTCTTGAAGAGGGTGCACCAAGTTCAAATCCATGA